A single genomic interval of Aedes aegypti strain LVP_AGWG chromosome 1, AaegL5.0 Primary Assembly, whole genome shotgun sequence harbors:
- the LOC5574054 gene encoding ADP,ATP carrier protein 2, whose protein sequence is MSGLADPVAFLKDFAAGGISAAISKTAVAPIERVKLLLQVQHISKQIAEADRYKGMVDCFIRIPKEQGIGAYWRGNMANVIRYFPTQALNFAFKDKYKQVFLGGVDKNTQFVRYFIGNLASGGMAGATSLCFVYPLDFARTRLAADVGKGAGEREFRGLGDCLGKIFKSDGIVGLYRGFGVSVQGIIIYRAAYFGFYDTARGMLPNPKTTPWYVSWAIAQVVTTVAGIVSYPFDTVRRRMMMQSGRAKTEIIYKSTIHCWATIAKQEGTGAFFKGAFSNVLRGTGGAFVLVLYDEIKKVL, encoded by the exons ATGTCCGGACTGGCCGATCCCGTTGCCTTCCTGAAGGATTTTGCCGCCGGTGGCATCTCGGCGGCCATCTCCAAGACCGCCGTGGCCCCCATCGAGCGTGTCAAGCTGCTGCTCCAGGTCCAGCACATCTCCAAGCAGATCGCCGAAGCCGACCGGTACAAGGGCATGGTTGATTGCTTCATCCGTATCCCCAAGGAGCAGGGCATCGGTGCCTACTGGCGTGGTAACATGGCCAACGTCATCCGGTACTTCCCAACCCAGGCGCTGAACTTTGCCTTCAAGGACAAGTACAAGCAGGTCTTCCTTGGTGGTGTGGACAAGAACACCCAGTTTGTGCGGTACTTCATCGGTAACCTGGCCTCCGGTGGTATGGCTGGAGCCACCTCGCTGTGCTTCGTCTACCCGCTTGACTTCGCCCGTACCCG TCTGGCTGCTGATGTCGGCAAGGGCGCCGGTGAGCGTGAGTTCAGGGGCCTGGGTGATTGTCTGGGTAAGATCTTCAAGAGTGACGGTATCGTCGGTCTGTACCGAGGATTCGGTGTATCCGTCCAGGGTATCATCATCTACCGTGCTGCTTACTTCGGCTTCTACGACACCGCTCGTGGTATGCTGCCAAACCCGAAGACCACTCCGTGGTACGTCAGCTGGGCCATCGCTCAG GTCGTCACCACAGTCGCCGGTATCGTGTCCTATCCCTTCGATACCGTCCGTCGTCGTATGATGATGCAGTCCGGTCGTGCCAAGACCGAGATCATCTACAAGAGCACAATTCACTGCTGGGCCACTATCGCCAAACAGGAGGGTACCGGTGCCTTCTTCAAGGGTGCATTCTCGAACGTACTCCGCGGTACTGGCGGTGCCTTCGTACTTGTGCTGTACGATGAAATCAAGAAGGTTCTGTAA